In Humulus lupulus chromosome 7, drHumLupu1.1, whole genome shotgun sequence, the following are encoded in one genomic region:
- the LOC133788392 gene encoding uncharacterized protein LOC133788392 isoform X2, translated as MSSGTLACTVKEGVKLYFYNIRSAHVERARHAAIEVALVDSLSQGMSTQDAAKQAQQEGAKAAKLATRKAKRIIGPIISSGWDFFEAIYYGGTITEGFLRGTGTLFGTYTIGYFGEQRLGRFGYLVGSHLGSWVGGRIGLMVYDVVNGVHFLLQTVKGEDIVRSILDYGHSEISEDSIAYEANKTPDYENSEASGDSYAHGAPPAYASPEVSESEGSNSYDTMTEESPFPEGTDETYINSEL; from the coding sequence ATGAGCTCTGGAACACTAGCATGTACTGTAAAAGAAGGAGTGAAACTCTATTTCTACAACATCAGATCAGCTCATGTGGAGAGGGCAAGGCATGCTGCAATAGAAGTTGCACTTGTTGATTCATTGTCACAGGGGATGTCTACTCAAGATGCTGCCAAACAAGCACAACAAGAAGGTGCAAAAGCAGCAAAGCTAGCAACACGGAAAGCCAAGAGAATAATAGGCCCCATCATCTCTTCCGGATGGGACTTTTTCGAAGCTATATACTATGGCGGTACAATTACTGAAGGTTTTCTCAGAGGCACTGGCACTTTATTTGGCACCTATACCATAGGATATTTTGGGGAACAAAGACTTGGGAGATTTGGTTATCTTGTGGGAAGTCATTTAGGCAGTTGGGTTGGAGGTAGGATAGGACTAATGGTATATGATGTGGTTAATGGAGTACATTTTCTACTTCAAACTGTTAAAGGCGAAGATATTGTTCGTAGCATTCTTGATTATGGACATTCTGAAATTTCCGAGGACTCCATTGCTTACGAAGCTAATAAAACACCTGATTATGAAAATTCTGAAGCTTCTGGTGACTCTTATGCTCATGGAGCTCCCCCTGCGTATGCAAGTCCAGAAGTTTCAGAATCAGAAGGGTCCAATTCCTATGACACTATGACTGAGGAGTCTCCATTCCCTGAGGGTACTGATGAAACATATATAAATTCTGAACTTTAG
- the LOC133788392 gene encoding uncharacterized protein LOC133788392 isoform X1, producing MDFQNRRLHVLLFIAGIIVLSITAEKCRQLVGEDASSQSGKFTLLNCFDMSSGTLACTVKEGVKLYFYNIRSAHVERARHAAIEVALVDSLSQGMSTQDAAKQAQQEGAKAAKLATRKAKRIIGPIISSGWDFFEAIYYGGTITEGFLRGTGTLFGTYTIGYFGEQRLGRFGYLVGSHLGSWVGGRIGLMVYDVVNGVHFLLQTVKGEDIVRSILDYGHSEISEDSIAYEANKTPDYENSEASGDSYAHGAPPAYASPEVSESEGSNSYDTMTEESPFPEGTDETYINSEL from the exons atgGATTTCCAGAATAGAAGGCTACATGTTTTGCTATTCATCGCAGGCATCATTGTTCTCAGCATTACAG CTGAAAAATGTCGACAGCTGGTTGGAGAAGATGCTTCATCTCAGAGTGGGAAGTTTACACTCTTGAACTGTTTCGATATGAGCTCTGGAACACTAGCATGTACTGTAAAAGAAGGAGTGAAACTCTATTTCTACAACATCAGATCAGCTCATGTGGAGAGGGCAAGGCATGCTGCAATAGAAGTTGCACTTGTTGATTCATTGTCACAGGGGATGTCTACTCAAGATGCTGCCAAACAAGCACAACAAGAAGGTGCAAAAGCAGCAAAGCTAGCAACACGGAAAGCCAAGAGAATAATAGGCCCCATCATCTCTTCCGGATGGGACTTTTTCGAAGCTATATACTATGGCGGTACAATTACTGAAGGTTTTCTCAGAGGCACTGGCACTTTATTTGGCACCTATACCATAGGATATTTTGGGGAACAAAGACTTGGGAGATTTGGTTATCTTGTGGGAAGTCATTTAGGCAGTTGGGTTGGAGGTAGGATAGGACTAATGGTATATGATGTGGTTAATGGAGTACATTTTCTACTTCAAACTGTTAAAGGCGAAGATATTGTTCGTAGCATTCTTGATTATGGACATTCTGAAATTTCCGAGGACTCCATTGCTTACGAAGCTAATAAAACACCTGATTATGAAAATTCTGAAGCTTCTGGTGACTCTTATGCTCATGGAGCTCCCCCTGCGTATGCAAGTCCAGAAGTTTCAGAATCAGAAGGGTCCAATTCCTATGACACTATGACTGAGGAGTCTCCATTCCCTGAGGGTACTGATGAAACATATATAAATTCTGAACTTTAG